In the genome of Impatiens glandulifera chromosome 6, dImpGla2.1, whole genome shotgun sequence, the window CTTCATTGACGAATGCCGTGCAATGTGTTCGATTTTTAAAGAAGATTACAACTTTAAAGTTGTGTATTTTGATCTGGGCTTTCCAAATTGTACAAGAACAACCCAATTAGTTAAGAGACGGCCAATTCCGTCTTTTACTAAAAAGCCCAATTAAAGTTCAATTATAAAATTGCCCTTATTCACTTGCTATAAATTAGGCATTtcgattataaaataattacttataaactataaaaattgagggtgaaaaatgagtgtctatacTCCCTCCTCTTGAACGCCGTTCAGTGCTAACTCTGAGACTCTGAGGACTTGGTGGTCTTCTTTATCTAATTTCTTGAACTTTTGCTCGTGTACAACAAGAAGAGTTCTAAGTTCATCAATATCATTTTCCGATAACAAGAGAGTTCTAAGTTCATCAATATCATTTTCCGATAATCTCTACCTCTTCAATGGACACCATAACATACATAAATATGGTTGTCAACGTTCGCATGATCTTTTCAACCACTATACAATCACTCATAACTTCTCCATTACTTAGTATTTTGTTAGCCACAATAGTAACACTAGGAAAATACTCATTTATTGACTTAAACATAGTCGTTGTCAACATGAGATTATAACAACCTTCATTTTGACTTTAACCCAACATTAtcaaaatttacttaaaaaagcCCATCAAATCCAATATTGCTTTAATTAAACGCAAGTTGCATCAAACCCAATTTCTAAAATACACATAATTCAATTATTCATTACACAAAACCCCAAACTTAAAGCAATTAATCACCCATATGTAATGTAGTGATGTGATCACAAAAAGAGAGAAGAGTTGGGTTCTTCTCAAACTTGTCCATTGTCTCTGCATTTAGCCCAATCAATGCTTCAATTCCTCCATTCTGCCCATCAAGTAATAAAATGTCATTGAAAATAGATCGTCCTCTTAAAGAAGTCATCCAAATGGGTCTGCCTAGACCCAAATCTACCTCATAAAAAGGCAACCAACACCAACTTATTATTATAGTCATATTCAATTTAGATGGAAAAGAAATCTCTTTCGAAATTTGCAGCCCTTTCTTCTTGCCATATTCCTCATCCATTTTCCCTATTGCCTCTTTTATCAGACCCAAAACCACCCGTACCTCCACCGTCAACGGTGGAGCAACAACATCCACCGTTGCTACTTTTGTTATGTTCCCTAATGTGTTAGAAGGGAGAGGCGGAGACATTCTTTTGCGAATATCTGCTGGTAATACAAGTATGTGCTTCGTCGGTGGTCCGGATGAACAATTCATTATGGTGTGCCAAATGAGCGCCGTCAAAGATGTGACTCTCGTCGGAACGATGTCCCCTCCCGACAGCTCTTCCTTCAGTCTTGTTAAACTCGAAGGATTGAAAACAAACTTTTTCACTATCATTTTCTGTTCTTTGAAGTTGAACGATGGACGGGTTAATCCTGGAACGGAAGGCCATATTCTAGGAGCGTCGAAAACAGGTCCTAGAGGAATCAGTTCTTTGAAACTCGATTCGCCGGAGATTAAGATTCTGGCTGCCGCCGACCATAATTTCAGGAAGGAGCTTAATGTGGCTGCGTCTGATATCTTGTGACAAATACAAACTCCGACTGTGACTTCCCCGGAAGGAAATCGGGTTATTTGAACAGCTAGAATCTCATCTTCTTTTTTCGTTAAATTATGTTCCTTGCTAACTAGTTTTTCCAGAAAACCCATATCTGGATTCTCGATCGCATcctattaaaaacaataatcatcaataacccaCATATTACCAAATCTTAAATTAAAACTCAATATTATCAAAACCCACCAAAAATTCACCATCTTCGCCGCCGACAATGACGGCGGTGGTAAATTCAGCGCCGGAGTCGTCGCAGTCAATCAAGGCATCCTCCTCCACGAACTTTCCGGCAAGAGGGTAGTAATGGGTCAAGGTTTCGGATAGTGAACTTTTGAGGACTTGAATAACGTCATTAGTCTCGCCGGCGAGTGGACGATTGTAGAAGAAAACGACCCGGATGTAGCTGAGATCGACCAATTGATCGAGGGAAGAGATTTGGTAGGTGCGGAGATGAGAGGGAGTGGGTAATGATGGCTTTATCATCTCCTTTGAGATAATCTCGACTGTAGGAATCTTCTTTTTCGTTGCTGCCATTGATGAATGATAGAGACGAGGAAACCTAAAAATATACAGGTCCTTAAATAACCTTCCAATTCTTCATCAaaccaacttttttttttgagataagGATGAGAGagactattaatatatatatatatatattaatgtgaGCATGCGTCGCAtcaccatttattattttgagtCATCACCATGTATGCAGTACACATATGTGTTCttaaataaagaagaaagagaaaattcaTCAGAACCTAAATTTTGCCTCTAATAAAGaataatatctttaaatattataaaaaaatcaaagcgGTAACTTTTGTCTTATgagtttgtttgatctttgcattttagggttttttaaaaaaaattatttaaaattgaactattaatttatctataagagaaattttttttttttagtattttaacactaaaaactgatatttttgaaaatattcaagAAAACAACTtatatttgggtttttataaaaaatatgctTATACATAGGAAAATGAAGATAACCATCCAACTTAAACCAacttaaatgtatttttatttttgaatgaaGAATAGAGATAGTGATAGAAATCATACTGATAAAGAGAGAAGAACTAATAATACCCAACTGTCATGATCCATTTCAACTTAAAAcgcttttatttaaaattgaaccggggacattttattcttttaaatcgACTCTTATCACTAAAGTATCCACCAGTTAACTGTATTTATTAGTGTATGTTAGAATCGAACCACAATAAACGATAATAAAGGTGAAAAGGAAAAGCGAACACCAAGAATTATGTGGAAAACCCTTACGAGTGAAAATCACGGGCAAAACAGAATGTTTCACTATATCGAAGATTGTACAAATTTTGGTGGGCAAGATAAAACGGAATAAGAGAAAAGGCGACTGTATTCTCTATATATTGTCTAACCCTAAAATACAATGTAAATTAAAAGGGGTCAGACCCATTAAGACTACAAGTCCATACAGTGCGGGCAAAGCCCGCTGGTCCAACAAGAATtcgggccacaaactctaacaatctccaccttgaaacGAATTACAATCTTTGATAGCATAACCACAAAATCAAACCTCTTCCACCAAAGCCCCTAAGGGCATAACTCAGCAATGAAGACCAACCaagttcaagcaatgctcaaacTTGGTAATAGAAAGTGACATGGTCATCATATCTGCAGGATTATTGTGTGTACTCACCTTGCTCACAACAATATCACCACGAGAAATCATATCACACACAAAATGATACCgtacatcaatgtgcttagtcCTCTTGTGAAACATCTGATCATTCGTCAGAAAAatagcactctggctatcacaaaAGATTGTAGAAATATGCAAATCATCACTAAGTTTTCCAAACAAGCCTTTCATCCAAATTGTTTCTTTGCAAGCTTCTGTAATAGtcatgtactctgcctctgtagTAGACATAGTAACTGTAGCCTGCAACATAGCCTTCCAACTAATAGCGCAACCACCAACACAAAAATGTAACTAGACAATGATCTTCTCTTATCAAGATCTCCAGCGTAATCTGAATCAACGTAACCGACAACTCCATCTCTACTTTTCCCAAACTGTAAACAAACATCAGTAGAACCACATAAGTATCTGAGTATTCACTGAGCTGTTTTCCAATGTTCCTTATCAGGGTTTGTCATATATctactaacaacactaactgcaTATGCTAAGTCAGGCCATGAACAAACCATATCATACATAAGGGAGCCAACGACACTAGAGTATGACACTCGCGACATataatcatcatcactatctgactgTGGTGACAGAGAAGACGAAAGTCTAAAATGAGTAGCTAGTGGAGTACTTATCGGCTTGGCACTTTGCATGTTAAACCTACTAAGAACTTTCTCGATGTACCTCTTTTGACTTATGTACAATTTACCAGCCGATCGATCTCTAAGAATCTCCATTCCAAGCATCTTCTTTGCTACACataaatctttcatctcaaactcgctACTCAACTGTGCTTTCACCTTTTTGACCTCTCTCTGATCTTTGACGACAATTAGCATATCGTTAACATACAACAACAGGTAAATGAACGACCCATCATCACATACTTTAAAGTAGACACAACTATCGTAACTGCTCCTCTTGAAATCACAAGTGGTCATAAATGTATCAAATCTCTTATACCACTATCTCGGTGactgttttaaaccataaagagACTTTTTCAACTGACATACGTAGTCCTCCTTTCCTAAGACTATGAATCCCTCTGGTTGCTGCATGTAGATGTCTTCCTCAAGTTCTCCTTGtaagaatgcagtttttacatatAACTGCTCAAGCTCAAGATCGTGGAATGCCACAATACCTAGTAAAGCCCGAATAGAACTATGCTTCACAACTAGAGAAAATATATCAGTAAAATCAACACCTGGAGTTTGACTATATCCTTTTGCAACAAGCTTGGCTTTATACCTGACTTTTTCAATTTCTAGTGTACCTTCCTTTCTCTTATACACCCACTTGCAGCGAACAACCTTCTTGCTCTTTGGTAGCTTCACTAGATCCCATGTAGCATTCTTGTGAAGCGATTCCATTTCTTCCTACATAGTGATCATCCACATACCAGAGTTTTCGCAGGTAACCGCCTCTAAATACGTCGCAGGTTCTTTTTCTGAATGAATCTCTTCAGCCACATTTAATACATACGCAACAAAATCAGCCTATGCATATATTTGACGACGTCTAATTTCTCTACGAGGCATATTTTTAGCAATTAAATGTTGTGGAGGTGCTTCTGAGGAACTAGCATCATCCATAGAAACTAGAATAGGCCCTAGAGTTTGCTCTGGTGTAGGTTTCAACCCAATCTCAAGCTCCACCTCAATACTTGACTTCTGTTGATTTCTTTCGGAGGGAGTTGAAGACGGAGACCCCTGAAGCATGCTAgtctcatcaaaaacaacatctctactgatgACGACTTTACTAGTCTCAGGACACCACAACTTGTAATCCTTCACACCTTGTTTGAACCCTATGAACACACACTTCACCGAACGAGGCTCTAACTTCCCACTATCCACATGAGCATATGTAGGACATCCGAAAAATTTTTAAATCAGAATAACTAGCAGGAGAACCAGTCCATACCTTCTGTGAAGTTTTCTTATCAATAGTAGTCAAAGGAGAGCGATTAATGAGATGACATGCATACGCATCGGTCTCAGCCCAAAACGACATTGGTAGCCCAGCATTAAGGCGCATACAACACACCTTCTCCATCAAAGTCCGATTCATTctctctgcaactccattctgttgaggattATGTCGAACTGTATGATGCCTCACAATACCTTCAGTTCTACATAAAGTATTAAACTCATTAGAATAAATCTCCAAACCATTATCAGTTCGGAGATGCTTCACTTGCCTCCCTGTCTGCTTCTCAATCATGAACTTCCACTCTTTAAAGGTAGAAAACATGTCACTCTTTTGTTTCAAAAAGAATGCCTAAACCTTCCTGGAGAAATCATCTATAATAGTCAACATATAGAACGCACCACCTTTAGATGGTACTCTAGAAGGCCCCCACAAATCAGAATGAATGTAGTCTAGCGTCCCCTTCGTATTATGAATACCAACCGAAAACCTAACTCTTTTATGCTTACCAAAAACGCAGTATTCACAAAACTTCATCTTTGTAATACTCTGCACATTAAGAACATTAAGAAGCCCTCTCTTGTTCAATTCGACCATGCCATTCTCACTCATGTGACTCAAACGCATGTGCCATAATCTCGTAGCATCGGAATCAGACATAGATGAACTAGCGGCAACAGCATCACCTGTAATCGTAGAGCCTTGTAGAACATATAAACTTGCAGTTTTCCTGAGTCCCTTCATCACAACAAGAGACCCCTTGTTGACCTTCACAACTCCACCTTCACCGGTGTACCTACACCCTTTAGAATCAAGAGTACTTAATGATATCAGATTTCTC includes:
- the LOC124943941 gene encoding pelargonidin 3-O-(6-caffeoylglucoside) 5-O-(6-O-malonylglucoside) 4'''-malonyltransferase-like — encoded protein: MAATKKKIPTVEIISKEMIKPSLPTPSHLRTYQISSLDQLVDLSYIRVVFFYNRPLAGETNDVIQVLKSSLSETLTHYYPLAGKFVEEDALIDCDDSGAEFTTAVIVGGEDGEFLDAIENPDMGFLEKLVSKEHNLTKKEDEILAVQITRFPSGEVTVGVCICHKISDAATLSSFLKLWSAAARILISGESSFKELIPLGPVFDAPRIWPSVPGLTRPSFNFKEQKMIVKKFVFNPSSLTRLKEELSGGDIVPTRVTSLTALIWHTIMNCSSGPPTKHILVLPADIRKRMSPPLPSNTLGNITKVATVDVVAPPLTVEVRVVLGLIKEAIGKMDEEYGKKKGLQISKEISFPSKLNMTIIISWCWLPFYEVDLGLGRPIWMTSLRGRSIFNDILLLDGQNGGIEALIGLNAETMDKFEKNPTLLSFCDHITTLHMGD